The genome window AACGGCCACACCGGCGAAGTCCTGGGTAAACAGGGCCGCGCGTTCAAGGTCGAGATCAACGACGGTGGAAAGGCGAAGACGGTCATCACCCGTCCGGCGCACCTCCGCGCGCAGAAGTAGGATGACGATATTCAAAGAGAAGCTCGACGAGGAGTACCTCACCATCTCGGAGGTAAAGCCGCTGCTCCAAGAGGTCGAAGCGGAGCGAGCGGCCGACGAGGAGCGCGAGCTCCGCTACGAGTTGGCGCGTTCTATCGAGCACGTCAATCGCTTTGCGGTCCTCGACCCGGAGGAGTCGCGCGAACTCGTCGAAGAGCTGCTCGAACTGGAGAAAGTCGACGAACAGACCGCGTTCAAGATCGCCGACCTTCTCCCGCAGGACCGCAACGAACTCCGCGCCGTCTACGCGCAGCAGCGCTACGCGCTCTCCGGCGACGAACTCGATGACATTCTCGACATCGTCGCCAAGTACGCGTAGCCGGCCTATTTTTAAATAGCCCGTCACCGTACACGTTCGTTATGTCTGGTTCCGAACGCGGTGACGACGAAGCCGAGAGTCGACCGCAGTACGCAGTCGTCCTCGACTACCTCCCGTACGGGAGGTCGGACGACGACCGCCCGAGGTACCAGAAACAGCCGATAGCGTACGCGCTCGGCGAGAAACAGTTTCGGCTCGTCGAGCTCACCTTCGACGACGACGCCGACGTGAGTATCGGTGACCGCGTCGCCATCGAACCGAACTCGGCGCGAGAGCACATCCAGCGCATCCGAACCGTCGAGTACGGTGACCTCTCGAACAGCGCGGTCAACGAACTGGAGTACGTCGTCGCCGACATCATCGACGGCGACGAGGAGCGCTTCGTCGAGTTCTACAACGACGCCCAACCCATCACGATTCGCCTCCACCAGTTGGACCTTCTCCCCGGCATCGGCAAGACGCTGCGAAACAACATCCTCGAACAGCGGAAACGACAGCCGTTCGATAGCTTCGAGGACCTCCAAGAGCGCGTCTCGGGTCTCCACCGACCCAAGGAGGTGCTCGCGGAGCGAATCATCGAGGAGCTCCGCGACGAGGACCTGAAGTACAAGGCGTTCGTTCGCCGGTCGAACGGCTGAGAGCGTCAGCGGCCCCTCACCGAACGCCGCAAGGGGCCGAGAACCGCGGACCGGAACGGGAACTTTACCCACGTCGGGCGTGAAAGCCGCCCAATGACTGGGTCGGACGGAGAGTCCCACAGTTCGCAGCGACGCAACCCGGACGCCCTGATTCGACGGGCCGGCGTCCGCGGCGACCCCGACCACGACCAACACTTTCTGGTCGACGACCGCGTGCTCGACCGCATCCCCGACTACCTCCCCGAGGGGACCGACACGAGCCACGTCCTCGAAATCGGCGGCGGTCCCGGCGCGCTGACCGACCGGCTGCTGGCCGTCGCCGAGCGCGTGACCGTCGTCGAGCGCGACCCGACGTTCGCCGCGTTTCTCGAACGGGAGTTCCGCGAGGAGGCCGAAGCGGGTCGGTTGACGGTCGTCGAAGGGGACGCGCTCAACGTCAACCTCCCCGAGTTCACCGCCTGCGTGGCGAACCTCCCCTACGGCGTCTCGAGCGAGATTGCGTTCCGACTGCTGCCGGAGAAGCGGCCGATGGTACTGATGTTCCAGAAGGAGTTCGCCGACCGGATGGTCGCCGAACCCGGCACTCCCGAGTACGGCCGCCTCTCGGTGAGTACGCAGCACTACGCCGAAGCGGAGCTTGTCGAACCCGTGCCGCCGACGGCGTTCTCCCCGCCGCCGGCCGTCGACAGCGCCATCGTCCGCCTGACGCCGCGCGACCCCGACTACGACGTCGACGACGAACAGTTCTT of Haloprofundus halophilus contains these proteins:
- a CDS encoding RNA polymerase Rpb4 family protein; its protein translation is MTIFKEKLDEEYLTISEVKPLLQEVEAERAADEERELRYELARSIEHVNRFAVLDPEESRELVEELLELEKVDEQTAFKIADLLPQDRNELRAVYAQQRYALSGDELDDILDIVAKYA
- a CDS encoding DUF655 domain-containing protein — translated: MSGSERGDDEAESRPQYAVVLDYLPYGRSDDDRPRYQKQPIAYALGEKQFRLVELTFDDDADVSIGDRVAIEPNSAREHIQRIRTVEYGDLSNSAVNELEYVVADIIDGDEERFVEFYNDAQPITIRLHQLDLLPGIGKTLRNNILEQRKRQPFDSFEDLQERVSGLHRPKEVLAERIIEELRDEDLKYKAFVRRSNG
- a CDS encoding 16S ribosomal RNA methyltransferase A, encoding MTGSDGESHSSQRRNPDALIRRAGVRGDPDHDQHFLVDDRVLDRIPDYLPEGTDTSHVLEIGGGPGALTDRLLAVAERVTVVERDPTFAAFLEREFREEAEAGRLTVVEGDALNVNLPEFTACVANLPYGVSSEIAFRLLPEKRPMVLMFQKEFADRMVAEPGTPEYGRLSVSTQHYAEAELVEPVPPTAFSPPPAVDSAIVRLTPRDPDYDVDDEQFFLDFVKAVFTQRRKTVRNGIRNTAHISGLSDPDAVVDAAPEELLRKRAGKVTPEEFAELAAIASEFRRGGDG